One Bufo gargarizans isolate SCDJY-AF-19 chromosome 3, ASM1485885v1, whole genome shotgun sequence DNA segment encodes these proteins:
- the LOC122931292 gene encoding NF-kappa-B inhibitor zeta-like isoform X1: MILERVIEDSIELLDQEWINSPMNLGYFYGGSPSSDTATSPSHSISSGPCSPTSDSEGSLSASWPHTKKAGQASAAGGKPKGSFQGVRVKNSVRELLTQMRNKAGQEIDDVQKCRSQEPYTELKNILSQKRANDFILDAPAPKKVCTYQSSSFLTPPSTPNPGEIMDDASKNEMSGDSNLDLLSLINIKNESQPVSLNTVRVDWNMHTQGQYYQQAAQSFSPPQAFNGSSPQHTNDQYQIGVPQNVSPQCAGDYNTYTPSEDYQEMLCSNDVFNSCSIDSYLSLIESTPEIPVMPAESVLPGFSLPADPPCNQFLNHNVAQPTPNLSPPASCHVEVNQTSPFQVGKSFFQWQIEQEEKKLANVSPEQLLSKDADGDTCLHIAVAQGRRALSYVIAQKMASVHMLDIKEHNNQSALQVAVAADQHLIVQDLVSLGAQVSTTDHWGRTPLHVCAEKGYPQALQAIQKSVAAINQYIDVDATNYDGLTPLHCAVIAHNAIVQRLQFGAPARDDLLMKNKAMVDTVKTLLQMGASVESRDRKSGRTALHLVCEEANLELMSLFLELPNSLHFINAKAYNGNTALHVAASLQSRRAHVGAVRLLMRKGADPSARNLENEQPVHLVPDGAVGEEIRRVLKGKAMQQRSPSY, encoded by the exons ATGATCCTGGAGCGAGTAATCGAGGACTCCATAGAGTTACTGGATCAAGAGTGGATCAACAGCCCCATGAATCTTGGATACTTCTATGGCGGCTCTCCCAGCTCGGACACTGCGACCTCTCCTTCTCACTCCATCTCCTCTGGCCCCTGCTCCCCTACGTCTGACAGCGAGGGCAGCCTGAGCGCCTCCTGGCCCCACACTAAGAAGG ctGGACAAGCCAGTGCGGCAGGAGGGAAGCCAAAGGGAAGCTTTCAGGGGGTTCGAGTGAAGAATTCAGTGCGGGAGCTCCTTACCCAGATGAGAAATAAGGCAGGCCAGGAAATAGATGATGTCCAG AAATGCAGAAGCCAAGAACCTTACACTG aaCTAAAGAACATATTAAGCCAGAAACGGGCCAATGATTTCATATTGGATGCACCAGCTCCAAAGAAAGTCTGCACCTACCAGTCCAGTTCTTTCTTG ACCCCACCAAGTACTCCAAACCCTGGTGAAATCATGGATGATGCCTCAAAAAATGAGATGAGTGGAGACTCAAACTTAGACCTGCTGAGTTTAATAAACATAAAGAATGAGTCCCAGCCGGTGTCCTTAAACACCGTACGAGTAGACTGGAACATGCATACACAAGGACAGTATTATCAGCAAGCAGCTCAGAGCTTCTCACCTCCTCAGGCGTTCAATGGATCGTCTCCACAGCATACAAATGATCAGTACCAGATTGGAGTCCCTCAGAATGTTTCTCCACAGTGTGCTGGAGACTATAACACTTACACTCCGTCTGAAGATTATCAAGAGATGCTTTGTTCCAATGATGTCTTTAACAGTTGCTCCATAGACAGCTACCTGTCTCTTATTGAATCCACCCCTGAAATTCCAGTGATGCCTGCCGAGTCAGTCCTTCCAGGCTTCAGTTTGCCTGCAGATCCTCCTTGCAATCAGTTTTTAAATCATAATGTCGCCCAGCCAACTCCAAATCTTTCCCCGCCAGCATCGTGCCATGTAGAGGTCAATCAGACGAGCCCATTTCAGGTTGGAAAATCATTCTTTCAGTGGCAGATAGAACAAGAAGAAAAGAAACTGGCAAATGTGTCTCCTGAGCAACTCCTCTCTAAAGATGCAGATGGTGATAC ATGCCTGCACATTGCAGTTGCACAAGGAAGACGAGCCCTGTCTTATGTCATTGCACAGAAGATGGCTTCCGTCCATATGTTAGATATAAAAGAACATAACAACCAG AGTGCCTTGCAAGTAGCTGTAGCTGCCGACCAACACCTGATTGTTCAAGACTTGGTCAGCCTTGGAGCACAAGTCAGCACTACAGATCACTGGGGACGTACGCCGCTCCATGTGTGTGCTGAAAAAGGATACCCGCAAGCGCTGCAG GCAATCCAAAAAAGCGTAGCAGCTATCAATCAGTACATTGATGTGGACGCGACTAATTACGATG gTCTGACACCATTGCATTGTGCTGTAATTGCTCACAATGCTATAGTTCAGAGACTGCAGTTTGGTGCACCTGCAAGAGATGATCTACTGATGAAGAATAAGGCCATGGTCGACACCGTTAAGACCCTTCTTCAAATGGGAGCTTCAGTAGAATCAAGA GATCGAAAAAGTGGAAGAACGGCCCTCCACTTAGTTTGCGAAGAAGCGAACCTTGAACTGATGAGTCTTTTCTTGGAGTTGCCAAACAGTTTGCATTTTATTAATGCTAAG gcCTACAATGGAAACACGGCATTACATGTTGCAGCAAGCCTACAGAGTAGAAGAGCCCATGTAGGGGCAGTACGACTGCTGATGAGGAAGGGGGCTGACCCTAGTGCTAGAAACCTAGAGAATGAGCAACCTGTGCACCTTGTTCCGGATGGAGCAGTAGGCGAAGAG ATTAGACGGGTTCTAAAAGGAAAAGCAATGCAGCAACGTTCACCGTCGTATTAG
- the LOC122931292 gene encoding NF-kappa-B inhibitor zeta-like isoform X2: MILERVIEDSIELLDQEWINSPMNLGYFYGGSPSSDTATSPSHSISSGPCSPTSDSEGSLSASWPHTKAGQASAAGGKPKGSFQGVRVKNSVRELLTQMRNKAGQEIDDVQKCRSQEPYTELKNILSQKRANDFILDAPAPKKVCTYQSSSFLTPPSTPNPGEIMDDASKNEMSGDSNLDLLSLINIKNESQPVSLNTVRVDWNMHTQGQYYQQAAQSFSPPQAFNGSSPQHTNDQYQIGVPQNVSPQCAGDYNTYTPSEDYQEMLCSNDVFNSCSIDSYLSLIESTPEIPVMPAESVLPGFSLPADPPCNQFLNHNVAQPTPNLSPPASCHVEVNQTSPFQVGKSFFQWQIEQEEKKLANVSPEQLLSKDADGDTCLHIAVAQGRRALSYVIAQKMASVHMLDIKEHNNQSALQVAVAADQHLIVQDLVSLGAQVSTTDHWGRTPLHVCAEKGYPQALQAIQKSVAAINQYIDVDATNYDGLTPLHCAVIAHNAIVQRLQFGAPARDDLLMKNKAMVDTVKTLLQMGASVESRDRKSGRTALHLVCEEANLELMSLFLELPNSLHFINAKAYNGNTALHVAASLQSRRAHVGAVRLLMRKGADPSARNLENEQPVHLVPDGAVGEEIRRVLKGKAMQQRSPSY; encoded by the exons ATGATCCTGGAGCGAGTAATCGAGGACTCCATAGAGTTACTGGATCAAGAGTGGATCAACAGCCCCATGAATCTTGGATACTTCTATGGCGGCTCTCCCAGCTCGGACACTGCGACCTCTCCTTCTCACTCCATCTCCTCTGGCCCCTGCTCCCCTACGTCTGACAGCGAGGGCAGCCTGAGCGCCTCCTGGCCCCACACTAAG gctGGACAAGCCAGTGCGGCAGGAGGGAAGCCAAAGGGAAGCTTTCAGGGGGTTCGAGTGAAGAATTCAGTGCGGGAGCTCCTTACCCAGATGAGAAATAAGGCAGGCCAGGAAATAGATGATGTCCAG AAATGCAGAAGCCAAGAACCTTACACTG aaCTAAAGAACATATTAAGCCAGAAACGGGCCAATGATTTCATATTGGATGCACCAGCTCCAAAGAAAGTCTGCACCTACCAGTCCAGTTCTTTCTTG ACCCCACCAAGTACTCCAAACCCTGGTGAAATCATGGATGATGCCTCAAAAAATGAGATGAGTGGAGACTCAAACTTAGACCTGCTGAGTTTAATAAACATAAAGAATGAGTCCCAGCCGGTGTCCTTAAACACCGTACGAGTAGACTGGAACATGCATACACAAGGACAGTATTATCAGCAAGCAGCTCAGAGCTTCTCACCTCCTCAGGCGTTCAATGGATCGTCTCCACAGCATACAAATGATCAGTACCAGATTGGAGTCCCTCAGAATGTTTCTCCACAGTGTGCTGGAGACTATAACACTTACACTCCGTCTGAAGATTATCAAGAGATGCTTTGTTCCAATGATGTCTTTAACAGTTGCTCCATAGACAGCTACCTGTCTCTTATTGAATCCACCCCTGAAATTCCAGTGATGCCTGCCGAGTCAGTCCTTCCAGGCTTCAGTTTGCCTGCAGATCCTCCTTGCAATCAGTTTTTAAATCATAATGTCGCCCAGCCAACTCCAAATCTTTCCCCGCCAGCATCGTGCCATGTAGAGGTCAATCAGACGAGCCCATTTCAGGTTGGAAAATCATTCTTTCAGTGGCAGATAGAACAAGAAGAAAAGAAACTGGCAAATGTGTCTCCTGAGCAACTCCTCTCTAAAGATGCAGATGGTGATAC ATGCCTGCACATTGCAGTTGCACAAGGAAGACGAGCCCTGTCTTATGTCATTGCACAGAAGATGGCTTCCGTCCATATGTTAGATATAAAAGAACATAACAACCAG AGTGCCTTGCAAGTAGCTGTAGCTGCCGACCAACACCTGATTGTTCAAGACTTGGTCAGCCTTGGAGCACAAGTCAGCACTACAGATCACTGGGGACGTACGCCGCTCCATGTGTGTGCTGAAAAAGGATACCCGCAAGCGCTGCAG GCAATCCAAAAAAGCGTAGCAGCTATCAATCAGTACATTGATGTGGACGCGACTAATTACGATG gTCTGACACCATTGCATTGTGCTGTAATTGCTCACAATGCTATAGTTCAGAGACTGCAGTTTGGTGCACCTGCAAGAGATGATCTACTGATGAAGAATAAGGCCATGGTCGACACCGTTAAGACCCTTCTTCAAATGGGAGCTTCAGTAGAATCAAGA GATCGAAAAAGTGGAAGAACGGCCCTCCACTTAGTTTGCGAAGAAGCGAACCTTGAACTGATGAGTCTTTTCTTGGAGTTGCCAAACAGTTTGCATTTTATTAATGCTAAG gcCTACAATGGAAACACGGCATTACATGTTGCAGCAAGCCTACAGAGTAGAAGAGCCCATGTAGGGGCAGTACGACTGCTGATGAGGAAGGGGGCTGACCCTAGTGCTAGAAACCTAGAGAATGAGCAACCTGTGCACCTTGTTCCGGATGGAGCAGTAGGCGAAGAG ATTAGACGGGTTCTAAAAGGAAAAGCAATGCAGCAACGTTCACCGTCGTATTAG